A genomic stretch from Aedes albopictus strain Foshan chromosome 2, AalbF5, whole genome shotgun sequence includes:
- the LOC109423369 gene encoding dnaJ homolog subfamily C member 5 homolog isoform X5 produces MDKRKLSTAGDTLYQTLGLPKTATADDIKKTYRKLALKYHPDKNPNNPDAAEKFKEVNRAHSILSDLTKRNIYDNYGSLGLYIAEQFGEENVNAYFMVTSPTCKAIFLICGIITGCYCCCCCCCCCNFCCGKYKPPHPADQSGDYHHLHRDGGASSSANAGDRPIVTEQPTRNTETV; encoded by the exons ATGGACAAAAGGAAACTGAG CACGGCCGGCGACACATTGTACCAGACACTAGGTTTGCCAAAAACAGCCACAGCAGATGACATCAAGAAAACGTACCGGAAACTTGCCCTCAAATACCACCCCGATAAGAACCCCAACAATCCAGATGCAGCGGAAAAG TTCAAAGAGGTGAACCGGGCACATTCCATCCTCAGTGATCTAACCAAGCGGAACATCTACGACAACTACGGTTCCCTGGGGCTGTACATCGCCGAACAGTTTGGCGAGGAGAATGTCAACGCATACTTCATGGTCACGTCGCCGACGTGCAAG GCAATCTTCCTGATTTGCGGTATCATCACCGgttgctactgctgctgttgttgctgttgctgctgtaacTTCTGCTGCGGCAAGTACAAGCCACCGCACCCGGCGGACCAGTCCGGAGATTACCACCACCTGCAC AGGGACGGTGGTGCCAGTAGTAGTGCCAACGCAGGTGATCGACCAATAGTTACCGAACAGCCCACGCGAAAC ACGGAAACGGTTTGA
- the LOC134288684 gene encoding zinc finger protein 184-like: MKKHERSQLLLSKMQETEPVREQPAGNEMAESHFCTICSSTFSNKNALQKHSKRHQPGQCDVCHKTFQDRRKLMMHMKLHGPKNFMCPEPECGKSFIRENSLHRHAKMHENKRQREAKKAASSLECDLCEKVFHRKTKLLQHKIEKHGLESHNCQFCIAQFTIRKELDDHLEIHAKLSNVIQDKPKMNKQQLPLQEHVVVKTEPTEDTTWTLVDDFDHSSQQIKTEESTGYEDMIDIGAVKIEDLNEEPDTNDDEHSARVTQGNGHQSTIDPISERKRRKPEAGETGKKKLKQQYDCSTCQKTFKYRSQLEAHEKQIHGPKTFGCNLCDAIFRRRCDLVYHKARHAEAKKAGCYPLQVERKNKSKKLNKDTDGSNLKDISAMPKNETSSVSELQCSKCSKVCPDQHRLWLHYVSAHRKKNIQCPYCSASFYLKHRLDMHIVSKHKHEDGSAKPVQCEHCNEQFKSLLKLSNHMQSHKPKKHSCTVCNRSFRNIARLEKHKATHIFDGVVLECELCNKTFSNMKMKSLHMRSHKPKKHQCHICNKECAHRWNLMMHLKTHERENCIVIKNPLTSFPDQTRLLFDEHEKDPHGLSFNEITQKVELDDKKQSFNGLSEAKSESKSHSSSVESDFQLEVPEIITVEAVHENVSRPADSNQGLSKTKKTKGSLPVQCNICGKVSSCMRTWLSHKRKVHGPKKFECHICGRPFYDRHTLGRHIPVHDPAHKRKQLKPVVPKTNVERPFKCDICQKSFRLRYNVTTHKKTVHAPKTHGCDICDAKFTIRSFLVRHMKIHNRDAASLECNICNLTFSSFPQRVGHMIKHLPKKYQCPFCSKSCTLRANLDRHMKTHDEYHDSGLPSSGVAELEPDDKAETTIMEQAVANE; this comes from the exons ATGAAAAAACATGAGCGTTCTCAGCTACTTTTAAGCAAAATGCAAGAAACTGAACCCGTGCGAGAGCAGCCAGCCGGAAACGAAATGGCTGAGTCACATTTTTGTACTATATGCAGCAGTACATTTTCAAATAA GAATGCTCTACAAAAGCATAGCAAAAGGCATCAGCCTGGTCAATGTGATGTATGCCACAAAACTTTTCAGGATCGTAGAAAACTTATGATGCACATGAAATTGCATGGGCCCAAAAACTTTATGTGTCCGGAACCGGAATGTGGAAAATCATTCATTCGCGA AAACTCACTGCATCGTCATGCAAAAATGCATGAAAACAAGCGCCAACGAGAGGCAAAGAAAGCTGCTTCTTCGTTGGAGTGTGATCTGTGCGAAAAAGTTTTCCACCGGAAGACTAAATTGCTGCAACACAAAATAGAGAAGCACGGACTGGAAAGCCACAATTGCCAGTTTTGCATCGCGCAGTTTACCATACG CAAAGAGTTAGATGATCATTTGGAGATTCACGCAAAATTATCCAACGTAATTCAGGATAAACCTAAGATGAATAAGCAACAGCTGCCGTTGCAAGAACACGTCGTAGTGAAAACTGAACCAACTGAAGATACCACATGGACTTTAGTAGATGATTTCGATCATTCAAGTCAACAAATTAAAACTGAGGAATCAACAGGGTATGAGGATATGATTGATATAGGAGCAGTGAAAATTGAAGACCTAAACGAAGAACCAGATACGAACGATGATGAGCACAGTGCTAGGGTGACTCAAGGAAATGG GCATCAGTCAACGATCGATCCCATTAGTGAACGCAAAAGACGAAAACCAGAGGCTGGAGAAACTGGCAAAAAGAAATTAAAGCAGCAATACGATTGCAGTACATGCCAGAAAACATTCAAGTATCGAAGCCAACTGGAAGCCCACGAAAAACAGATACATGGACCTAAAACGTTCGGTTGTAACTTGTGTGATGCCATTTTTCGCAGACG CTGTGATTTGGTATATCACAAAGCAAGACACGCAGAGGCAAAGAAGGCCGGTTGCTACCCATTGCAAGTAGAACGAAAgaataaatcaaagaaattgAATAAAGACACCGACGGATCGAACTTGAAGGATATCTCCGCAATGCCAAAGAATGAGACTTCCTCTGTTTCGGAATTGCAGTGTTCAAAATGTTCCAAGGTTTGTCCGGATCAACATCGCCTATGGCTTCACTATGTATCTGCCCACAGAAAAAAGAACATTCAGTGCCCTTATTGCAGTGCAAGTTTTTATTTGAA ACACCGATTGGACATGCACATCGTTTCGAAACACAAGCACGAAGATGGCAGTGCGAAACCTGTACAATGTGAACACTGCAATGAGCAATTTAAAAGTTTACTTAAGTTATCGAATCACATGCAAAGTCATAAACCAAAGAAGCATAGTTGTACAGTTTGCAACAGAAGCTTCAGAAATAT AGCCCGCCTGGAAAAACATAAAGCTACGCACATATTCGACGGCGTGGTATTAGAATGTGAGTTGTGCAACAAAACTTTTTCGAATATGAAAATGAAGTCTCTTCACATGAGATcacataaaccaaaaaaacacCAATGTCACATTTGCAACAAAGAATGTGCCCACCG TTGGAATCTTATGATGCACTTGAAAACTCACGAAAGAGAAAATTGCATCGTTATAAAAAATCCGTTGACCAGCTTTCCGGACCAAACAAG ATTGCTTTTTGACGAACACGAGAAAGATCCTCATGGATTATCATTTAATGAGATCACACAGAAAGTAGAATTAGATGATAAAAAGCAGAGTTTTAATGGGCTGTCAGAAGCAAAATCGGAATCTAAATCACACTCGTCGTCAGTAGAATCTGATTTTCAACTTGAGGTACCGGAAATTATAACAGTCGAAGCAGTTCACGAGAATGTCAGTAGGCCAGCAGATAGTAATCAAGGActttcaaaaacaaagaaaaccaAAGGTTCTCTACCAGTCCAGTGTAATATCTGCGGTAAAGTATCGTCATGTATGCGGACCTGGTTATCGCATAAGAGGAAGGTACATGGCCCAAAGAAATTCGAGTGTCATATATGTGGCAGGCCCTTCTATGATAG ACATACACTTGGAAGACATATTCCAGTACATGACCCAGCTCATAAGCGCAAGCAGTTGAAACCAGTGGTGCCGAAAACTAACGTTGAACGACCTTTCAAATGTGACATATGCCAGAAAAGCTTCCGGTTGAGGTATAATGTGACAACGCACaagaaaacagtgcatgcacCAAAAACGCACGGTTGTGATATTTGCGATGCGAAATTCACCATAAG ATCATTCCTAGTAAGACATATGAAGATTCACAACCGTGACGCTGCGTCATTGGAATGTAACATCTGTAACTTAACCTTTTCGAGTTTTCCGCAACGGGTTGGACACATGATAAAACATTTACCGAAGAAATATCAGTGCCCTTTTTGCAGCAAATCGTGTACATTACG CGCAAATCTAGACAGGCATATGAAAACTCATGATGAGTATCATGACAGCGGTTTACCGTCATCTGGCGTTGCCGAGCTCGAGCCCGATGATAAAGCAGAAACGACCATCATGGAACAAGCCGTCGCAAACGAATAG